In one Brevibacillus composti genomic region, the following are encoded:
- a CDS encoding YcdB/YcdC domain-containing protein, producing MKAYKKHALRLCAGVVATASLFSVPIHSHLAVAAEEQIAMMPVPATISKGIQQLAKLLPELQNSTAVYQGPVDGPGVSGDSVSFVLKTNGADEAVSRAIFDPQNGQLLVLDLQPKAPDQTQAWKLTDESAKEKAAAFLQNLHPHGKFYTAGSVSHEEGKATVRFVRKHNQVALTDPYDCFVTVDGTGRVIGYRTHNGAMYETLDPQGMPSAQRVMSEATAAQRYADSKPLELVYLLDEKAGAEAESDSAKQPTAQLVYALKGGVVKGPHTGGALDAMSGKPLANAAQQGQTVSVTGKATYASLKREDSVKAFAKEITGAELDKLPLISYADEQTQTRLYIWGVFGKEQKDEEKVYSLGQFPEDVKSDQKLHVLVEVDEQTGQLVRMSRHDGTDPRKPTDKERDLKTAVSWMERLLPTGSHEFRLKDEGDEEFSIWVADPLREGVPVYQKGQSKQQGAFVVQVNPLNGSILSLSRASAEDAVYPERGKAISEQAALAALLKAYPLELAYVKTQADAEKEAEWKLAYDLSFRQTKQHCFCGVESKVDTTVYVDALTGKVITEE from the coding sequence ATGAAGGCATACAAAAAACACGCCTTGCGCTTATGTGCAGGAGTCGTAGCGACAGCTAGCCTATTTTCCGTCCCGATCCATTCTCATCTGGCTGTGGCTGCCGAGGAGCAAATCGCGATGATGCCGGTTCCGGCGACGATATCCAAGGGAATTCAGCAATTGGCAAAGCTATTGCCTGAATTGCAGAACAGCACGGCAGTGTACCAGGGGCCCGTGGACGGACCTGGTGTCAGCGGGGACAGCGTCTCTTTTGTGCTCAAGACGAATGGAGCGGACGAAGCCGTCAGCAGGGCCATTTTTGATCCGCAAAATGGACAATTGCTGGTGCTGGATCTGCAGCCGAAAGCGCCGGATCAGACGCAAGCGTGGAAGCTGACGGATGAAAGCGCAAAGGAGAAAGCCGCCGCCTTTTTGCAAAACCTGCATCCCCATGGCAAATTCTATACAGCGGGAAGCGTCTCCCATGAGGAAGGCAAGGCGACCGTCCGCTTTGTACGCAAGCATAATCAGGTCGCTCTCACTGATCCTTACGACTGTTTTGTCACAGTTGACGGGACTGGGCGCGTCATCGGGTACCGGACGCATAACGGCGCGATGTACGAGACCCTCGATCCGCAGGGCATGCCATCTGCGCAGCGCGTGATGTCGGAGGCTACTGCCGCTCAGCGCTATGCCGACAGCAAGCCGCTTGAGTTGGTCTATCTCCTGGATGAGAAAGCGGGCGCAGAGGCGGAGTCTGACAGCGCCAAGCAGCCAACGGCCCAATTGGTGTACGCCCTCAAAGGCGGAGTTGTCAAGGGGCCTCATACGGGCGGCGCCCTAGATGCCATGAGCGGAAAACCGCTGGCGAACGCTGCGCAGCAGGGACAAACCGTCTCCGTGACGGGAAAGGCAACGTACGCTTCGTTAAAAAGGGAAGACTCAGTCAAAGCCTTCGCCAAGGAAATCACCGGCGCAGAGCTGGATAAGCTGCCGCTCATTTCCTACGCGGATGAGCAGACGCAGACCCGCTTGTATATTTGGGGCGTCTTTGGCAAAGAGCAGAAGGATGAGGAGAAGGTATACAGCCTCGGCCAGTTTCCCGAGGATGTGAAAAGCGATCAAAAGCTTCACGTGCTGGTCGAGGTGGATGAACAGACCGGACAACTGGTCAGAATGAGTCGGCACGACGGTACAGATCCGCGCAAACCAACCGATAAGGAAAGGGACTTGAAAACGGCGGTCTCCTGGATGGAGCGCCTGCTCCCGACAGGTTCGCATGAGTTCCGGCTGAAGGATGAAGGGGACGAAGAATTCAGCATCTGGGTAGCCGATCCTCTCCGTGAAGGTGTTCCTGTCTATCAGAAGGGGCAAAGCAAGCAGCAGGGAGCATTTGTCGTGCAGGTGAATCCGCTGAATGGCTCGATCCTGTCGCTAAGCCGGGCATCGGCAGAGGATGCCGTATATCCGGAGCGCGGAAAGGCGATCTCCGAACAGGCCGCTCTGGCCGCATTGCTGAAGGCATATCCCCTGGAGCTCGCCTATGTAAAGACGCAAGCGGATGCGGAGAAGGAAGCAGAATGGAAACTGGCGTACGACCTCTCCTTCCGCCAGACGAAACAGCATTGCTTCTGCGGTGTGGAATCCAAGGTAGACACGACGGTGTACGTGGATGCCTTGACAGGAAAAGTCATCACCGAGGAGTAA
- a CDS encoding PDZ domain-containing protein, whose translation MAIESDIGAVLSGFGRFFLNPVFYLFLLFIYLHYRRQMLLERQLFAVRIQHPLEQTVRSLGMGIVGGLLISVLAAALGIVIQLQDLWLLWGLAAILALIRLRYLCFAYAAGLLTLFHAAAKLLPDLTHTPGIGSLWSLFIQAKPLPLLGLVAVMHLIEAFLVRWNRGRDASPMFVEGQRGRIVGAYLLHSFWVTPLALFVPVEAGAFGGELYAGWPFFGTEAAAYGLLLLPSVTGFSALTQTEIPARKAGHISRQLTFYALLLLGLTALAVWWPPLILLAALFALIGHEGLFWLGEWQERQKAPAFIQSSRGVKVMAVLPGTPAEEMGVRIGEVIVRVNGQAVRNKEDLYPALQANPAFCKMEVLTLEGELKFVQCAVYAGNHHQLGIIVVPDATTRVFVDMRQASVMQLVKEKLEKLNLGA comes from the coding sequence ATGGCGATAGAAAGCGATATAGGGGCGGTTCTCTCCGGGTTTGGCCGTTTCTTTCTGAACCCCGTATTTTACCTGTTTCTGCTGTTTATTTACTTGCACTATCGGCGCCAGATGCTGCTGGAAAGACAGCTCTTTGCCGTTCGCATTCAACATCCGCTGGAGCAGACGGTCCGCTCCCTGGGCATGGGCATCGTCGGCGGCTTGTTGATCTCTGTATTGGCTGCCGCTCTGGGGATTGTGATTCAGCTCCAGGATTTGTGGCTGCTCTGGGGATTGGCCGCCATCCTGGCACTCATCCGACTGCGCTACCTCTGTTTTGCTTACGCGGCCGGTTTGCTGACGCTGTTTCACGCGGCGGCGAAGCTGTTGCCCGACTTGACGCACACTCCCGGCATCGGATCGCTATGGAGCCTGTTTATCCAGGCAAAGCCGCTGCCGCTGCTCGGTCTTGTAGCGGTGATGCATCTGATCGAAGCGTTTTTGGTGCGCTGGAACCGGGGAAGGGATGCGTCGCCGATGTTCGTGGAGGGACAGCGGGGACGGATCGTCGGAGCGTATCTGCTCCATTCTTTCTGGGTGACGCCGCTGGCGCTGTTCGTGCCCGTGGAAGCGGGAGCATTTGGCGGAGAGCTGTATGCGGGCTGGCCGTTCTTTGGCACCGAAGCGGCTGCCTATGGTCTCTTGCTCCTCCCTTCGGTCACAGGCTTTTCGGCGTTGACGCAGACGGAGATTCCCGCTCGCAAGGCGGGGCATATTTCCAGACAATTGACTTTTTACGCCCTCCTGCTGCTCGGCCTGACTGCTCTGGCTGTATGGTGGCCGCCGCTCATTCTGCTGGCTGCGCTGTTTGCGCTGATTGGCCACGAAGGCTTGTTCTGGCTGGGCGAATGGCAGGAAAGGCAAAAGGCCCCGGCTTTTATCCAGTCTTCGCGCGGAGTAAAAGTGATGGCGGTGCTGCCCGGCACGCCCGCGGAGGAGATGGGCGTCCGAATCGGCGAGGTCATCGTCCGGGTGAATGGCCAGGCCGTGCGCAACAAAGAAGACTTGTATCCCGCCCTGCAGGCCAACCCGGCCTTTTGCAAAATGGAAGTGCTGACGCTGGAAGGCGAGCTGAAATTCGTCCAGTGCGCCGTCTATGCGGGCAATCATCATCAGCTGGGGATAATCGTCGTACCGGATGCGACGACGCGGGTGTTCGTCGATATGCGGCAGGCGAGTGTCATGCAGCTGGTGAAAGAGAAACTGGAAAAGCTGAATCTGGGTGCCTGA
- a CDS encoding S41 family peptidase, whose protein sequence is MKWNGRSVLALVLVSMVASSFLTMGLLKTSASTQSTSAVTAAAGALFSGGQQEYPKEFKKLLDAFSAIKQEYIQDVTTEQLVEGAISGMVGSLKDPYSDYMDPTSAAEFNSTLHSTFQGIGTEVTMQNGRVTVVSPFKGSPAERAGLRPNDQIISVNGESLEGLDLHQAVTKIRGPKGTKAVLQIVRPGVPEPLTIVCIRDDIPIETVTSELMEKDGVKIGVMNLSQFSSETAKHFADQLSDLEKQGMDGLVIDVRGNPGGYLLAVKEIGETLIPKKGKIVEIEYGSATKQHEEYYSKIDEAKPYPIAVLINGGSASASEILAGAMSESGGYKLVGEKSFGKGTVQSTMEMADKSQLKLTIAKWLTPKGNWIHEKGIEPDVKVEQPAYFNATQLPADKVLARDMAGNDVKNLQLILTGLKLPTGRDDGYFDEKTEQAVKKFQAAHNLPATGKVDQATRTAMEDSLREEMRKPENDLQLQKALEVVAQQAKAK, encoded by the coding sequence ATGAAATGGAATGGACGTTCCGTGTTGGCCCTCGTGCTTGTTTCCATGGTCGCGAGCAGCTTTCTGACTATGGGATTGTTGAAAACGTCAGCCAGCACGCAGAGCACCTCAGCTGTCACGGCAGCAGCAGGCGCGCTGTTTAGCGGAGGACAGCAGGAATACCCGAAGGAATTCAAGAAGCTTCTCGATGCCTTTTCTGCCATCAAGCAGGAATACATTCAGGATGTCACGACGGAACAACTGGTTGAAGGGGCCATCAGCGGCATGGTAGGCTCCCTCAAAGATCCGTACAGCGACTATATGGACCCGACCTCCGCAGCGGAATTCAATTCCACGCTGCATTCCACCTTTCAGGGGATCGGGACGGAAGTGACGATGCAAAACGGACGTGTGACCGTGGTTTCTCCTTTCAAAGGGTCCCCGGCCGAACGTGCGGGCTTGCGTCCGAACGACCAGATCATCAGCGTGAACGGCGAATCGCTCGAAGGGCTGGATCTGCACCAAGCGGTCACGAAAATCCGCGGACCGAAAGGCACGAAGGCGGTTCTGCAGATCGTAAGGCCGGGCGTGCCGGAGCCGCTCACGATCGTCTGCATCCGCGACGATATCCCGATCGAGACCGTCACCAGTGAGCTGATGGAGAAAGATGGAGTCAAAATCGGCGTCATGAACCTGAGCCAATTCTCCTCGGAGACCGCGAAACATTTTGCCGACCAGCTGAGCGATCTGGAGAAACAGGGGATGGACGGGTTGGTTATCGACGTTCGCGGCAATCCGGGCGGCTATCTCTTGGCCGTCAAGGAGATCGGCGAAACGCTGATACCGAAGAAGGGCAAGATCGTGGAAATTGAGTATGGCTCGGCTACCAAGCAGCATGAAGAGTATTATTCCAAAATCGACGAAGCGAAGCCGTATCCCATCGCCGTCTTGATTAACGGCGGAAGCGCCAGCGCGTCGGAGATTCTCGCCGGAGCGATGAGCGAAAGCGGCGGCTACAAGCTCGTCGGGGAAAAATCCTTCGGGAAGGGCACGGTTCAGAGCACGATGGAGATGGCGGACAAGAGCCAGCTCAAGCTGACCATCGCCAAGTGGCTGACGCCCAAAGGAAACTGGATTCATGAAAAAGGAATCGAGCCTGACGTCAAGGTAGAGCAGCCCGCCTACTTTAACGCCACGCAGCTTCCCGCAGACAAGGTCCTGGCCCGCGACATGGCCGGCAATGACGTCAAGAACCTGCAGTTGATCCTGACCGGACTGAAGCTTCCGACCGGGCGGGACGACGGCTACTTTGATGAAAAAACTGAGCAGGCCGTCAAGAAGTTCCAGGCCGCGCATAACCTGCCGGCAACCGGAAAAGTAGATCAGGCGACGCGGACTGCGATGGAAGACAGCCTGCGCGAAGAGATGCGCAAACCGGAAAATGATCTCCAGCTGCAAAAAGCGCTTGAGGTCGTGGCCCAGCAGGCAAAAGCAAAATAA
- a CDS encoding murein hydrolase activator EnvC family protein, giving the protein MRKKILLSVLATGLLTASVAPVTVSWAASKSSLEKINQELEAIKRKKNAQKKQVKETEQKIASVKKQAKDLETELMAIDLRRNETQKKLDKLEAEMEVTKVRAAEAQDQLDEAKERVAKRDSLLRTRVKVMYERGSVSYLDVLLGASDFGDFLTRMQGLKLIFEQDTKILEENKRDKETIEKKKSEIDHQLTVFAAMYEEAENLKAELDKQYKRSVVVKAELQKQEEELNESLEEYGQQLLALVKQEEAKYAEKVRALSSSSSGYKGGRLALPIDDGLFRWTSGFGVRKDPFTGRSAGHNGVDMAAPKGTPIKAAAPGIVVFAGYYGGFGNAVMIKHSPEITTLYGHIREGGIKVSVGQKVDVGQKIAEVGSTGRSTGNHLHFTVYQNDVAVNPMPFLR; this is encoded by the coding sequence ATGAGGAAGAAGATACTGTTATCCGTCCTGGCAACCGGCCTGCTGACCGCGTCCGTCGCACCTGTCACCGTCAGTTGGGCGGCGAGCAAGTCATCCCTGGAGAAAATCAACCAGGAACTGGAAGCCATTAAGCGAAAGAAGAATGCCCAAAAGAAGCAAGTAAAAGAAACCGAACAAAAAATTGCTTCTGTCAAAAAACAGGCGAAAGATCTGGAGACGGAACTGATGGCCATCGACCTGCGCCGCAACGAGACCCAGAAAAAGCTGGACAAGCTCGAAGCGGAAATGGAAGTGACCAAGGTCAGGGCCGCGGAAGCGCAGGATCAGCTGGATGAGGCCAAAGAACGCGTAGCCAAGCGGGACAGTCTCTTGCGGACGCGGGTCAAGGTCATGTATGAACGCGGTTCCGTGTCTTATTTGGACGTACTCTTGGGCGCCTCGGATTTCGGCGATTTTCTGACCCGTATGCAGGGGTTGAAGCTGATTTTTGAGCAGGATACCAAGATCCTGGAAGAGAACAAGCGCGACAAGGAAACGATCGAAAAGAAGAAAAGCGAGATTGACCATCAGCTGACGGTATTTGCCGCCATGTACGAAGAGGCGGAAAATCTCAAAGCCGAATTGGACAAGCAGTACAAGCGCAGCGTCGTAGTGAAGGCCGAGCTGCAAAAGCAGGAAGAAGAGCTGAACGAGAGTCTGGAAGAATACGGACAGCAATTATTGGCCCTTGTCAAACAGGAAGAGGCCAAGTACGCTGAAAAAGTGCGCGCGCTCAGCTCGAGCAGCAGCGGCTACAAGGGCGGGCGGCTTGCCCTGCCGATTGATGACGGACTGTTTCGCTGGACTTCCGGCTTCGGCGTTCGCAAAGACCCGTTTACCGGTCGCTCTGCTGGGCATAATGGAGTAGATATGGCAGCGCCAAAAGGAACGCCGATCAAGGCTGCGGCTCCGGGGATTGTCGTGTTCGCCGGCTACTACGGGGGATTCGGCAACGCCGTCATGATCAAACACAGTCCGGAGATCACGACGCTATACGGCCATATCCGCGAGGGTGGCATCAAGGTCTCCGTCGGACAAAAAGTGGACGTTGGACAAAAGATTGCAGAGGTTGGCTCCACTGGCCGTTCTACGGGGAACCACCTGCATTTTACCGTATACCAAAATGATGTGGCTGTGAATCCGATGCCGTTCCTGCGATAG
- the ftsX gene encoding permease-like cell division protein FtsX — MKIRTLGRHAREGVKNLVRNGWMTFASISAVTITLLILGVFLILAMNVNFFAQNVEKQVEIRVFIDTLATKDNITALEQKIKAIPKVASVQFIPKDEGLRQLRESLGEKAYLFDGMEKENPLPDAFVVKTKLPQETAAVASEIKQLEYVSSLNYGEGTVEKLFAATGAVRNVGIGFIIGLGFTAMFLIANTIKLTIVARRREIEIMKLVGATNWFIRWPFFVEGLLMGLVGALIPIVILIISYHYLVDAINGSLIASQMFQLLPLFPLVYQVSLALLAIGAFIGIWGSLVSVRRFLRV, encoded by the coding sequence ATGAAGATTAGAACGCTGGGACGCCACGCCCGTGAAGGGGTCAAAAACCTCGTCCGCAACGGCTGGATGACCTTTGCTTCCATCAGCGCCGTGACCATTACTCTGCTCATTCTAGGCGTCTTTCTCATCCTGGCGATGAACGTAAACTTCTTTGCGCAAAACGTGGAAAAACAAGTCGAAATTCGCGTCTTTATCGACACGCTCGCGACAAAAGACAACATTACCGCTCTTGAGCAAAAAATAAAGGCAATTCCCAAGGTAGCCTCGGTTCAGTTTATTCCCAAAGATGAGGGATTGCGGCAGCTCCGGGAAAGCCTGGGCGAGAAAGCATACTTATTTGACGGGATGGAAAAGGAAAATCCGCTCCCGGACGCCTTTGTCGTCAAGACCAAGCTGCCACAGGAGACGGCTGCCGTCGCATCCGAGATCAAGCAGCTCGAATACGTCAGCAGCCTCAACTACGGCGAAGGCACCGTAGAAAAGCTGTTTGCCGCCACCGGCGCGGTTCGCAATGTCGGCATCGGTTTTATCATCGGCCTGGGCTTCACCGCCATGTTCCTGATCGCCAACACCATCAAGCTGACGATCGTAGCCCGCCGCCGGGAAATCGAGATCATGAAGCTGGTGGGCGCGACCAACTGGTTTATCCGCTGGCCGTTTTTCGTCGAGGGTCTTCTGATGGGCCTCGTCGGCGCGCTGATTCCGATCGTCATTCTGATCATCAGCTATCACTATCTGGTCGACGCCATCAATGGAAGCCTGATCGCATCCCAAATGTTCCAACTGTTGCCGCTGTTCCCGCTCGTCTACCAAGTATCGCTGGCTCTCCTGGCGATCGGCGCCTTTATCGGCATCTGGGGCAGCCTGGTGTCCGTACGCCGTTTCTTGCGGGTGTAA
- the ftsE gene encoding cell division ATP-binding protein FtsE produces MIEMFDVWKTYPNGTNALKGINVRIEKGEFVYVVGPSGAGKSTFIKLMYREEKPTKGQIFLGGFNVSRIKERQIPTVRRSIGVVFQDFKLLPTLSVFENVAFAMEVIEASPKLIKPRVMDVLGLVKLKHKAKMLPRELSGGEQQRVALARALVNNPGIIIADEPTGNLDPETSWEIMKLFEEINQRGTTVVMATHNREIVNTMRKRVIAIEAGQIARDEQRGEYGYED; encoded by the coding sequence TTGATCGAGATGTTTGACGTATGGAAAACATACCCGAATGGCACCAACGCCCTCAAAGGGATTAACGTACGTATTGAAAAAGGTGAGTTTGTCTATGTCGTCGGTCCGAGCGGCGCGGGAAAATCCACCTTTATTAAATTAATGTACCGCGAAGAAAAGCCGACCAAGGGGCAGATTTTCCTCGGGGGCTTCAATGTCAGCCGCATCAAGGAGCGCCAAATCCCCACGGTCCGCCGCAGCATCGGCGTCGTTTTCCAGGATTTCAAACTGCTCCCTACGCTGAGCGTTTTCGAAAATGTCGCCTTTGCGATGGAAGTGATCGAAGCTTCCCCCAAGCTGATCAAGCCCCGCGTGATGGATGTGCTCGGCCTGGTCAAGCTGAAGCACAAGGCCAAAATGCTGCCGCGAGAGCTGTCCGGCGGTGAGCAGCAGCGCGTCGCCTTGGCCCGCGCGCTGGTCAACAACCCCGGGATCATCATTGCCGACGAACCGACCGGAAATCTGGACCCGGAGACCTCCTGGGAGATCATGAAGCTGTTTGAAGAGATCAACCAGCGAGGCACCACGGTCGTCATGGCTACCCATAACCGCGAAATTGTGAACACCATGAGAAAACGGGTGATTGCCATCGAGGCGGGGCAGATTGCCCGCGACGAACAGAGAGGGGAATACGGTTATGAAGATTAG
- a CDS encoding iron-containing alcohol dehydrogenase, which translates to MNNFVYRNPTELIFGAGQLSHLPEKARQLGSTVLLVYGGGSIKRSGLYDQVTAHLAEAGCRVIELPGVEPNPRLATVKKGIELCRQERADWILAVGGGSVIDAAKAVAVGVPYDGDVWDFYLRRAVPEKALPLGTVLTLAATGSEMNRSSVVTNWETQEKLGASTTFPAFSILDPTYTFTVPRDQTIYGICDMMSHVFEQYFSHTPEIPLQTRFAESILKTVIENAERVLEKPADYDARANLLYCGTMALNGTLPVGVETDWATHKIEHAVSAIYDIPHGGGLAIIFPKWMRYVYRENVERFSRYATEVWGIDADGKTDEELSLAGIEATEAFFARIGAPTRLADYQIGEENLDAMAEKATPFGPIGNFKQLTSTDVREILRMCL; encoded by the coding sequence ATGAACAATTTCGTTTACCGTAATCCGACTGAATTGATCTTTGGTGCAGGACAATTGTCCCATTTGCCTGAAAAGGCCCGGCAGCTTGGCTCCACTGTCCTGTTGGTATACGGGGGCGGCAGCATCAAGCGCTCCGGCCTCTATGACCAAGTCACGGCCCATCTTGCAGAGGCAGGCTGCCGCGTCATTGAACTGCCCGGCGTCGAGCCGAACCCGCGCCTCGCCACCGTGAAAAAAGGCATCGAGCTCTGTCGTCAGGAGCGAGCAGACTGGATCCTGGCGGTCGGCGGAGGAAGCGTGATCGATGCGGCCAAGGCGGTGGCTGTCGGCGTCCCCTATGACGGCGATGTTTGGGATTTCTATCTGCGCCGCGCGGTGCCAGAGAAAGCCCTTCCCCTCGGGACCGTGCTGACCCTCGCAGCTACGGGCTCCGAGATGAATCGCAGCAGTGTCGTCACCAATTGGGAGACCCAGGAGAAGCTGGGAGCGAGCACGACATTTCCTGCCTTCTCCATCCTCGATCCGACGTACACGTTCACCGTCCCTCGCGATCAGACCATCTACGGCATTTGCGACATGATGTCGCATGTTTTTGAACAGTATTTCAGCCATACGCCGGAAATCCCGCTACAGACCCGCTTCGCCGAATCGATTCTGAAAACGGTCATCGAAAATGCGGAGCGCGTCCTGGAGAAGCCTGCCGATTACGACGCGAGAGCCAATCTGCTCTACTGCGGCACGATGGCACTGAACGGCACACTGCCCGTCGGGGTGGAGACGGACTGGGCCACTCACAAGATCGAACATGCTGTCAGCGCCATCTACGACATCCCCCACGGCGGCGGTCTTGCGATCATCTTCCCGAAATGGATGCGCTACGTCTACCGGGAGAATGTGGAGCGCTTCAGCCGCTACGCCACAGAAGTCTGGGGGATCGATGCGGACGGCAAGACGGACGAGGAGCTGTCCCTCGCCGGCATCGAAGCGACCGAGGCCTTCTTCGCCCGCATCGGGGCGCCGACCCGCCTGGCCGATTACCAGATCGGCGAGGAGAACTTGGATGCCATGGCAGAAAAAGCGACGCCCTTCGGCCCGATCGGCAACTTCAAGCAGTTGACCAGCACAGATGTGCGAGAGATTTTGCGGATGTGCCTGTAG
- the argH gene encoding argininosuccinate lyase, which translates to MKLWGGRFTKPTNQLVEEYTASISFDKQMWRQDIVGSLAHVAMLGKCGILPMDEVRQIIAGLKKVKEKIERGQVEFLVENEDVHMNIEKMLIEEIGPVGGKLHTGRSRNDQVALDMHLYLREKLMEIIQLAMYLQEALVEQANNHLDTVMPGYTHLQRAQPVLFGYHMMAYVSMLQRDIERMRDCWKRVNVLPLGAGALAGTTFPIDRAFVAEMLQFDGIYLNSMDAVSDRDFIVEFLASASLLMAHLSRLCEELVIWSSQEFSFVELDDAFCTGSSIMPQKKNPDVAELVRGKTGRVYGNLFGLLTVLKGLPLAYNKDMQEDKEGMFDTVATLHGALALLTPMIQTMQVRTDRMRQAVTQDFSNATDLADYLVRKEMPFRQAHEVVGRAVLYCIEQQKYLLDLTMEEYKSFSALIDEDVYEALAVETVVNARNVLGGTARNQVELQISEYRKLLAETHQWVDKNSQKVMIESLIDVGSPA; encoded by the coding sequence ATGAAACTGTGGGGAGGACGCTTCACAAAGCCGACGAATCAGCTCGTAGAAGAATATACGGCTTCCATTTCTTTTGACAAGCAGATGTGGCGGCAAGACATCGTCGGCAGCCTGGCTCACGTAGCAATGCTGGGCAAGTGCGGCATCCTGCCGATGGATGAAGTGAGACAAATCATCGCCGGTCTGAAAAAGGTAAAAGAGAAGATCGAGCGCGGACAGGTAGAGTTCCTCGTGGAAAACGAGGATGTGCATATGAATATCGAAAAAATGCTGATCGAAGAGATCGGACCTGTCGGCGGCAAGCTGCATACAGGCCGGAGCCGCAACGACCAGGTGGCGCTCGACATGCATCTCTATCTGCGGGAAAAGCTGATGGAGATCATCCAGCTGGCGATGTACCTGCAAGAGGCTTTGGTCGAGCAGGCGAACAACCACCTCGATACCGTCATGCCGGGGTATACCCATCTGCAGCGCGCGCAGCCGGTGCTGTTCGGCTACCATATGATGGCCTATGTCTCCATGCTGCAGCGTGACATCGAGCGGATGCGCGACTGCTGGAAACGGGTCAATGTCCTGCCGCTAGGTGCCGGCGCACTGGCCGGGACGACTTTTCCGATCGACCGCGCCTTCGTGGCGGAGATGCTTCAGTTCGACGGCATTTATCTGAACAGCATGGACGCCGTGAGCGACCGCGATTTTATCGTGGAGTTCCTGGCGAGCGCTTCCCTCCTGATGGCTCACCTCTCCCGCCTGTGCGAAGAGTTGGTCATCTGGAGCAGCCAGGAGTTTTCCTTCGTCGAGCTGGACGATGCATTCTGCACGGGGTCCAGCATCATGCCGCAGAAGAAGAACCCGGACGTGGCGGAGCTGGTGCGCGGGAAGACAGGACGCGTGTACGGCAATCTGTTTGGTCTGTTGACGGTGCTGAAGGGGCTTCCCCTGGCGTACAACAAAGACATGCAAGAAGACAAAGAGGGCATGTTTGACACGGTCGCTACGCTGCACGGGGCCCTGGCCCTGCTGACGCCGATGATCCAGACCATGCAGGTGCGCACCGACCGCATGCGCCAAGCGGTGACGCAGGACTTCTCCAACGCGACGGATCTGGCCGATTACTTGGTGCGCAAAGAGATGCCGTTCCGCCAGGCGCATGAAGTGGTGGGGCGTGCCGTGCTCTACTGCATCGAACAGCAGAAATACCTGCTCGATCTGACCATGGAGGAGTACAAATCATTCTCCGCGCTCATCGACGAGGATGTGTACGAAGCCCTGGCTGTCGAGACGGTAGTCAATGCCCGCAACGTCTTGGGCGGCACCGCGCGCAATCAGGTGGAGCTGCAAATCTCGGAATACCGCAAACTGCTGGCGGAAACCCATCAGTGGGTCGATAAAAACAGCCAAAAGGTCATGATTGAATCGCTCATCGATGTAGGCTCGCCTGCATAA